TGAGATGGTGTAGAGTCCCTGTGAGCCACCCTGGGGACTAAGAGAAATATTCCAGAGATCTTCACTGAGGAAGAAGACAAGATTTTAgcctgttttttttgttgtttgtttgtttggttttttttaaagtagtttccTACTGCAGGGTCCTGCCAGACTTGTCCTTCTGAAGCACTTTACAAAGTTCATATTTGCATAAACTTTCAGATTAATGAAACGGTTCACAGAAGTAGGACAGCAATACAAACGTGCAGTAAGACTGGTTGGTTCCTTCAGCTCGTCCCAATCTCTGCGCACATTTGTCAGGTCAGAGCGATGGGTCCCATCAGTCTGCAGTACAAGAGCCTGGGAAGTCCCTGGTTGTTCACAACTGTCCCACATATGCAGCTCGTTAAGTGCTAAGCACACAGGAAGAGGCCATGCCCAGAGGAGAGGGCTCATAGGCTCACCAGCTGGCTCTTCATCCCAGCCAGTCcagatcatcatcatcatcatcaccaaaGAGTGGAGCTGGAGGGGGACGTCCCTTCATGCTCTGGAAATCAAACCAGAAGGAAACTTGTCAGTCTTAACAGCTTCCCAGTATTTAGTAATTGCTACACAGTTCTGGCTCTGAAATCTCCATCAGCTTTAAGGAGATGATATCAAGAAGTCTCATTACTGAAGTTTTCGTATTTCTCATGCGATGTCTTAATATTCCAGGAGACATGCTTACAGGCTAAAAGGGATAGGACAGGGGCAAGACGCTAAAACCCTTCAATTAACCTGGCAAGTCTCACTTACTTCATGCCAGCAGGAGTTTGTCATCACTATCTCATCCCAGGCAACTCCTCCAAGCTCAACAATAAACAACCCAGATACTCTTGATTTATACAGAGAACATACAGGAAGCTCTGAGCTCAGCTAGCAGGAGCCACTCTGTCCCCCATTGCCATGGGAAGGATTTCACAGACAAGCTACAGGTTAATGCCTGAAGCAGTTTAGTAGGAGTAGAAAGATATAAATACATACcacttcctcctcatcctcctcttcagaGGGAACTCGAGGCTTCAGTGGTTTACAAGATGCTGTTTCAAAGAAGTTGTCATCCTCAAAGAGGCTAGAAGAAGATAAAGAATTAACAGTTTGCTTGCAGATTATGGGGATCTTGGTTTTACAAGTTCTATTAAAGAATGATGGAAAAGTTTTGTTGCGGAGGCAAACTTTTAGGGCATGTCCTATTCACCAGTGCAGAACGATACTGGGACCTGGCAGCCACCAATATCAGATCCTAGAGAAACTGCATACTCCCCTCCACAATCAGCTGGGAACCATTCACTAGGGATAATGGCACCACTGCCTCCGCTCAGACATGAGCCTGTTCTGCAactgctctcccagcagagcaTGCCCTGGACAGCCTGGTCTCTGCCAGCACCTGCCTTGTGCCATCCAGTGCTAGCGTCGTGGTGGTGCTTCACCTGACCACGTGTGCTGCCCTGCAGTAGTAGTGCAGCTGTACCAGCCTCTCTGTGTGCTGCCACACCAGACTGAGCTGATCAGCAGGAAAGTGGGACTGTGGCTACCCCAGGAGTCACATCTTACCTGGAATCTTTTTGCCTCGGGCTGGAGCCCAGTTTCTGCTGTCCTGGGGTTTCTTTCATGATAgctgagctcagctctgctgtGTTGGATACTGAAGCAGGCTCCTCAGAGCTAGCTCCACCTGATGGGTCTGTGCACTTCCCTCCCTCACCATTTAAGGGAGGGGGCTCTAAACCTCCCACAGGctcctctgccttctgctctgcagctggctTTTCTGGAAGCACTGCCACATCCACTTCTCTTGGCTTGGCTTCTACAGCAGAAGGTTCTGCAACTTCAGCCTGCAAAGATACTCTGGAGGGACTGTGTTCAGTCTCAGCTTCCCTGATGGGACTGCTCTCCTGCCTTTGCTTGGCTGGGACAAAGTTCTCATCCACCTCAGGAACAGGCTGTCCTGCAAGTACAGGCCCCTTATCAGGATCCAGAGAGGATTCAGCAGTGGAAGTGAGATGCTCCCCCTGGACCTTCTCCTCTTCTGACATCCCACTGCTCTGTGTCACCTGCTCCTCCTCAGGAGTTCTGGGCCTGGCAGACAGAGGAGCAGACTCGCCTTCCTGGTCAGACACCATGGAACCTGTGGCTGCTTCACCAGGGTCAGCTGGGAACGCAACACACTGTGCTGGGCTATGCTGCACAGGCTCTTCGTGGTCAGTCTTTGTTCCAGGTGATCCCTCCTGTCTCGCTGCTCCTGCTCTAGATTCCTCCTTTTTACTGTCATGATCTAGTTTCTCCTGCTGCCTGTTGAGTAGCTGCAGTGTTACAGTCTAAAAAATTGAGTAGAGAGAATGTAGGTTATACCCTAAACATAAACCATCACAGATCCCTGTATCTTCTTCTACTACCGGGCTGCTTTACCACCCACAACAAATTTCTGCTTCACAGTTATTTCAGACTCACAACATAAATTTGTGTTTTTAGCCCAAGACTCGTTCTCTCACAGTGATCACCTTGTATCTCTTAGAACTGTTGTACCTTAATAGTGTTCATGACAACACCCAGAACTGTCCTGCCACTGTATGTCTCTTCCAGCTCAAATTCACCCCGAAGAGATTGAAACACACCATTCATTATCTTCTTTACCTGGAAAAGAAGATGACAGGAAACAAAGATAGGTTCATTAACATGTGAAGCACTGGACTCAACATCAGATACTTCTTCTCCAGGTGAAGGAACAATAAATCCAAACTAAGACACGTGGTTTTCAAAGAACCCACTTTTCAAATCAGAAATTCCCGTAATGAAGCAGAATACATCATGACATCTTATTTCAGAACCATTGTATATACACTAAACCCATCCCTCCAAAACTGAGGCAGGCTGCACACACCCAAGGCAGACTGACActtatttcttattattctttcaatttttaaatttaaacctcAGATCTAAAGCAGGCAGCAGGAAGATCACATCCTTTCTGCCTCTATAGACCCTACTACTAGAAACACAGtgcttctgcagagaaaataatgtttttccttcttaTCTCTGCTCAAAGAGAAATAATTCAAGGTAAATAGATTTGCTTAGTAAGGAGAAATATTGGATAGTCAAACTCACTTCTTCTGTGAAGTCTGCAGATGAAGATCTGTCCTGATCCTTCTCCAGGTCTCTGATGCGTTTTTCATAGCGACCCTTCAGCACCACAATATCAGACTGCAAGGCTGAATACTGCCGAAGGGAAACTGAAAGTTAGAACAGCTTCACAGACACCACCAGCTTGCAATGAACAGGTTCTCTGTAAACTGTTTTTTAGTGACAGGTAAATTGCTGAGTGGAGTTTTAAGCAGGGCTTTGATCGAGAGTTGCAAAAGACTTGGCTGAAGGTCTGAGCACCAAAATAAAGATATCCAACCAAGCCAAAACCTTGGAGATCCACAATCATGTCATTAGCTCTTCAAGTTCAAGTAACATGAAGAATGGGCAGAGCATTACTGAGATCTAAGTGAAATGTGGGCTGAGTCTCATCATTGGACCTGTTCAGGTTTGCTGGAAGCAACGTGAAGTTATTCCTTCCCTCTCATATTCTGGACCTCATGTTCTTGTTATTCTGGACATAGGTAGACTGAGTCTAGAGATTATTGCACTCCAGTTCATATTCAGCTGCTGTGTTATTCCCTTTACCTTCTCTTTGATAGGCTCTAGTTGCTCCAAACGTTGCTGAAATTCAGACAATTTTTGCTCCTCTGCTTTTTTCAACTGTTTTAGAGTCACAAGCTGAAAGACAAGAACTAGAGCCCATCAGCTTACAGCCCCTTTCAGTGTCACCCACTTCAAAACAGTTTCTGCTCAAAACCAATCACTCAGAACAGTGCAGATAAGCAGAAGAGATTGTAGCTGTCGCTTTAGTCCGAGACTGACATCATCTTGGCTCTCCCTCATTCAGAACTACAGCAGTAAATTCACTAGCCCACCAGCCCAACAGATGCAAGGAGAGACACATCCTGCAGACAAGACCAAATTCCGTAACagtcaagaaattaaaaagtcaaGCGACAATGAGGAGAGGACCATTGGTTACAGTTACTGGTTATTTGGCATTAGATTTCAGCAATAAAGAACAACCCATTACCTTCTCTTCCAGCTGGGacacctgctgctgcagggaatCTCTCTGCTCACACACCTCCTGGTATTGTCTAACATGCTGCTCCTTGGCCGAGGCCAGCGTACGTTCACATCTGGCTTCCCACTGGGATTCCAGCTCTGCCTGGATGAGTGATAGCTGCCCATCATGTAAGAGAGATCATTAGGAACACACACACCCAATCTCTATTTGCACAACAAGTGGCTGAAAGCTTGGGGCTGGATAACATCTCCTGCCCTAGGCTGGAATACCTACATGCAGATGGCAGCCCTGCAGCTCTcaccagctcctgcccacacCTCTCAGAGTTCAATTCCAGCCACAATCCCTCAGGCTGGCCTGAAGGTCTGGCTCAGACTTCAGATCTCTTGGCATATTTCTAAGCAGTCTTTCAATCATCAGCAGTCCTGTATTCTTCTCTCTACTATGAACTTAATTTGGCACCTCTCCTTTCCTCAGTTTGATACTCTTTAACACAGTCTAAATCTGATGCTGCATGCCAGCCTGCATCAACGTTGCACCAAAACTCTACAGCCATGTCAGCGGCCTGTGATTTCAGTCAGAGAATGACTGGGACCTAGCAGCCTTCCTGCCTACTCAAATCATGCACTTCCTTAGAGAGACATCAGTGTAAATCCCAAAGTTAAAAGCAGGGCCAACAAACACCAGCAAAGATATTTTAGAAAGACAACAAAGTGAACCCTGTGTTAAAGTTAACCCCTAAAATCAAGCAGATAATGTTTTCATTCTTCTACCACCTGTGCATTTTCACAACTATTTCCTACCTGTAGGTTCCTACAAGTCTTCCAGACACTTGTTGGAGAAGCTGCCATGACTCCtcacctgctctgctgctgcctggtcAGTTGAAGTCCGTGCCTTTTTCAGCAACTGTCGAAGCTTGTCCAGTTCCTGCTGATATGATCTGCGTatttcttccatctcttcctcTGCTTGAGCTCTCTCTGAGAGggatttcttcttcctctctgcaaGATTCTGCAATACAGAATAGGACACAGAATGGGCCAGACTGCACCAAAGTAGCTTCTCCTCCTCAGGCAGAAAGAGCTTCTTTGAGCAGGGAATCTTATCACTTTAAAATCAAGCTGAGATTATTTTACATGTAGGAGGGTTAACATATTACTGGccgagatattaaaaaaaaaaaaaaatcacataagcACAAAGGATCCACCAGCACAGGGATCCCTGCCTGCAGATGAGTCAAGATTTACCTAACTTGCATGTTTACGAGCAAGAATGTTGGGTTAAATTTCAGCAAACTGAAACCCTGCATCTCTCCATAATGCTGGCACTGGACATACCCTTTCAAGAGTCTCTTTTTCCACTTTTAGGTCTGTTAGCTCTTCTTCCAATGCTGTAATCTTCAGGTCCAGCTGTTTGCGGCTCTGCTTCTCAGCTTTGAATCTAGTCTGAGTGTCCTCAGAGGCTTCTTGGAGCTCTGCAAAAATACACTTTACTGTGGGTTTTAGTGCTACATATATTTCAGGTTAGTGCATTTGGGGGCTGATGGGAAGGAACAGTGTCTCTTGCACAATGAAGTCAACACACAGCTTGCACCTGCACTGGGAATTAGACTTTATCAAGAGCTTCTTCGGTGAAATGGCAATGTTTATACCTCAGCTTTTATCTTAACTTTTCAACCACTGGAACATTTCTGGTTCCTCTTCAAGATGTTAGACAGTAATGCCAAGAGATTGCTTCTACAAAAGGCATCCCTGTGACAGGATGATTTTGTTCATTGATTTGGCCCACTCTCCTTTCAGTAGTAACAAGGATGCACATACCCTTCAGACATACCCTTCAGTGCATCAATATCCTTCTTTGATACCCTTGTGACTGATCCTGGGGAAAGCAGGAATAGATAccgcagaagaaaggaaaaacctgtgacttataaaagaggaaaaagaatgacaTAAAGGAGCTCACGTGGAACAGGCACAAGAAGTCTTACCTGCTAACTGTGCTTGCAGTTTGTTGAGCTGCGTCTCATGTCGCTCTGCCTCCTGCAAGGCAGCAGACAGCTGTTTCCGCAGGTCCATTTCCTTCTTCTCGTGGGCAgtcagctccagctgcagctgggaaacCTGTGCTGTGGCAGCTGCTAACTCCTCTGCAACTTTGGCCTGTATCACAAAATggagcagggaaaagggagaaaaaaaaaaaaggggtatGTGAGTGTGAGGAGGTGCCAGAACTGATCTCAGAGGAAGAGCTGATAAGGTACTGGAGACCTTATCAGGGAAGTGCTGGGATCCAGCACCTCACAGTCATCTCCAAATTGAAGAGGTAATGATAACTTTTTTGCCACATTACTGTGAGTTTTTTTGGATGTAACCTGTCCAGACTGACTAGGAAGTTGCACAAGGCCACCAACAACCTCATCACCACATCAGTTCAACTCAGTGAGTTTTCCTGAAAAGCTTAAACATGTTTAAGACTAGTACCAGTGCCTGGTGGCACTGCTTAGAGTTTTCAGGCTATGACAACATCTATTCAAGTAAAAGCCTGGGCTCCAACATCTAATTATCTTCAATAAGCTTACAAATCATTGAAAAGCCACACAAAACATACGCTTGTCCACTCAAAAAAGCACCTTCCCTCCAGAGCACACAGCACATAGTCACCTTGAGGTGCGCGCACGGGCAAGGCTGTCATTTTGGAGCATAGTTCTCACAGTAACTTGTTGACCTGTTCAGATTTAGTATTGCTCAAAGTCAGCGACTCATGTAAAACCAGGTACTAATACAGCTTGTCAGACAACTTGTGAACAGTATGTTAGGCGAGGCTCAAGGCATCAAGACAAAGATGCAAAGTCATGTTCCCAATCTTGCACGACACAAAATTCAGAGGATGCTCTGCAAAGACAGAACTACACCCATCAGAAAACCTCACTTGCTGCAGGGAATACATAAATAGCTTCTATATCTATGCCTATATTCAGATTCCCAACAGGCTTCCATGTTCTTGTAACTGCTACGTTCAGGAGAACTGGAGTTTCTCTCTGCTTTATCCCCATAAGAGAACTAAAGTGTTTCTCTTCAGACTAGGACCACCAGCTTCTGGCAAAGAAGAGCTGTGAGCAAAGTTGTTCCAACTATGGTAAGGATGAATATGCGTTGACCTTGAAGGCTAGGATACTACACCATTAATTTTAAAGAGGAGGCAGCATTTCAACAGAGACTGGCTAAAACCAGATCCGCTTTCCTCTTATGTTCCCATAAATGTCTCACTGCAGTTCAAGATACTAACTCCTAGCATGCTataaccaaaccaaaaccccatgGCATATGGAAAGGTTATTTTAACACTTGCCTTTGTCTTTAatggcaaataaagaaaaataaaaaggaaatcctATGCCAGGAACTGTTACGAGACTTAAGTTTCTGCAGTGAATGCTTCATATCTCTACTAGCTCAGCTCCAGCCTCCAGCTTTCAGGTACCAAGAATCTTATGTGATCTGTGTCTGCTCTGACAATTATATGATCATGtcctatttctcccacaggggaGGTGAAACGAGCACCAATGTGACAAAGTTCTTTGAAAGGGCTCCCCAAGaaagaggggagcagtggataCACTGCTACTTACAAAGCCCTTTTCCAAGTTGAAGATCTGTGCTAATTCAAGATCTGAGGCATTTCTTTTCATGCCAATTAGCTTCTAACTAGTTCAAGAGGAAGCTGGGCTGGCACTATCTAGGGCACTATTATCTATCACCTACACAATCAGCAGACACACTGCCTCACCTGGTCCCAGCCCCGATCCACTGGCAGCATGTGCTAGGAAGAGAAAGCAGTGACAGGAAACAGGAAGAGTTAAGAACACAATTTGAAAGGCAGAGGCATTAATCatcatcagaaaagcaaaatgcttcatTACAGCAGCCTAAGGCATGCCAGAGAAACCTTTAAATTATTCCAAGAACTGTAAAACCTTAGACAGAGAAAGCTAGTGAAGCCtggcttaaaaagaaagaagctaaaGGTACATTACACATCCTTACAGGTACATTATACATCACAGATGTAGCAGCAGTCCTATGAGTGACTACCGTTTCACTGCACTGTAGAGTGTGGGCTATTACTTATCATTACAGTACATGAAGTCTTTGTCTAAAGCTGTGATGTGCTCTGCCAGGGTCAAAGATCTATAACCCAAAAGCGGCATGCTACTAATACCTCTTCTCATTGATCCTGGGTACAGATGCCTGGCTTGTATCACAAAATAAATGGTGAGTCCCTATTTTTAAGtaaagaatatataaaatagCTTAAAATCCTCTTCCCTGATTCTGTCTGTCCATAGTGATCTCAGCAATTGCAGTCACAGAGCAAGCTAGGTTAGATAAAGGAAGCGGAAGGAATACCAGCCTTCATATTTACAGTCAATACTTCACAAAACTAGGGGAAATCTTCTCCCAGTGCAAGTCATGGCCTGAAGTCTATTCATGTAATAGTGTTATCCCCTAGGCAGTGACTGCTTAAGTGGAGTCCTATTGAAGATGAGGCCCAAAAGATTCCTGAGGATCATATCTTGTACTTCCAAAAGATGCTTCCTCCCCAAGTTACTTATCACACAAGCTGGATGTTGTGCTCACTGACAGAAagggattttatttattatttcaatcTGACTTATTCCTGGTTAGAAGCTCTCACACTCCCTACGTATTACAGTTATGCAATCTGGGCTTTCAGTGGAAAAATACAGTCCTCCTTTACTGTCTGCTCACACCAGCATACAATAATCAGGCATATATTGCTCTATTCTTTGGCATACTTCTAGCATACTTTGgaaagctgcagtttctgtcatTTTTAGGTGCACCAAGTTATGGTTCTCATGCAGAGCAAGCATTTGCCATCTCATGTTTGAACTGGAGAGATACACAACTCAGCAGGGGAGCATGGTGCAAGACTGAACTTGGTGTAATTTACGAAGCCAGTGCTTGAGAAAGCATACAAGACACCATGCAATTACAGATCTCAAAGCTAGCCTACCTGGGCTATGCTGTCATAAGTGGACAGTAGAGGATATGCAGCCATGCATAAGTGCATTTAACTGGTTTAAAAGCTATTTCCCAATAGCCCCTTTCACAAAAGGACAATATATTATTGGtagaaacaaacagcttttgaTTAGTATTAATAAAGAAGTGCAAAAGTGCAATGAAGAAACTCtagtaggaaataatttttttttatagctacaTTCACTCTATGTCAGTTAAACAGAAGGAATAAAACTTTTCTGAAACTGCCAGTGCAACTAAATAAACAGAGTACATTTTCAATGCCACTAAGCCCTGTGATAAACACCATTCCTCAACATGTTGGCCATACACCTACAAAGTTAACAATAAATCAGACACTTTCATGCAAGATAAGAATATTAAAGCTATGACAGCATAAAGATCTACGTTTATATcccctgtgctgcttttgtcatgaaagccacaaaaatactcttttttttctcaaaacagctttcaaaacatAAGTTCAGAACTACAGTTGTCTTGTAAGAGAAGTGACTTAAGCCTTGACTAACAAGGCTTCAGCATATTTTAGTGCAACAACAAgccccttccctggctgcagcCAGAGGTCTATGGCTCTGCTCATTGTCACCATTACCTTCTCCTGTTCTGCATGCAACACTCTTGcctgtgtgttttcatttgttgtttgcAGTGAATGGTTCCTCTGCTCCATTAGCAAGTTACTTTGTTCGACGTATCTGTGAACAGGGGAGACTGCATGAGCATTTACATAAATACATGACTTGGAGCAAATGGCTCGGAGAGAAAAGGTGATATTTCAAAGCAGTTTTCTTCATGACAAGTCCCAGACAATTTTGCGTGATAACCTGAACTAAGAAGAGCCTGATCTCAAAAGGGTGGAATGGGTGTGCCGGGCACAGCAGAGATTATATCAGTTTGGATAAGTGCTTTACCTCTCTGCAACAAGTCTAATGTTCCTATCACACAGTCATGGATTTTGATAACCTGATATCCACTGACCTTTGCAATTTCCTTAACAAGTCATTCCCCTTCTTAAACTGAATAGAACACACACCCAACAGTGGAACTAGGGATACTGCATCCCCTACAATTTCTTCCACCTTACTAAAAAGCTAGCAAAAGTAAAGTAACTCCAAGAAGCAGAGCAAGTGTGCTCAAAGAAGATAGCatgagttttttttccccttttacacaTTCACATTTACTGTAAACCACAGTTTTGGAGATATGCCCTGCggagagagggggggggaaacCACACTtttaatgccttaaaaaaaaaaaaaaaattaaatatcagaACATGTCTCTACCCTAAAGAACAGCCCTCCTAGTTATGCCTAACCAAGTGTAAGCTAGAAGTCTTTGCAAATACAGAGAGGCTGTACCCTCCCCACTCCTTACCTCTGATTCCGCTCAATCAACTCACTGATCTTCTCATTCTGCTCTTCAATCCGACTGCTCTTCTCAAATATCTCTTGCTTCAGTCTCTCATTTTCCTAAAGCATAGCCCAAGCATGAATATTCATCTTACTCAGACTTCCCTGCAGCAGTACCTAACCCTTTGTTTTGTACAGATGCAGTACAGTGGTGAGACTTATCACCTTCTGTGGTAACGTCACGGGAAGGCGCCATGCTATACTTAACAAGAATCCTGGCATGGGACAGTGGTTGCCAAACCACATTCTAGAGAATATTGTGTCTGGTTGACTTTTTCACCCACAAAACCCAAGATTGTAAGGCTGCTGCCTAGAAAAACTACAAAGCCTAAGATTAAGTAGTGAAAAACAGAAGGCTGTGATTCTTGCAGCATGGTACTTCAGCTGTGAAACTCCGTTCTGCAGGATGCTGTGGGTTAAGTCCATAACGGTTTAAGAGGCTGAATTTCTCCCACATGAGCCTCTTGCCAAGGCCTATTAAATACCAATATATCAACTCTGGCTCGGAAAGTACCCAAACCACAAACTGTTGAGAACAGCTTTTTTTGGGGGCAGAGGGGTAGAAATCATTGTATACAGAACACATGGGTGGATGGACATTTGGGCCAAGCCAGTACAGCTTTCCTCATTAGGAGTAACATCGTGGGCTCCAGTTCCTCATGGAAGTAGTCAAAACAGGCTGGCCATGCTTACCTGGATTATACGTTGGATATTGCTCATGATCATGGAAGCTTCCATAGTAACAGAGGAGATACCAGGCAGCAGTGAGCCGTTAccagtgttttgtttcttcaaCTCCTCCACCTGCAGGGATAAGCCATTCTTAAGCCAGATGAAATGAATTTATGGGTGTAGGTAAGAGACATCTGCAAAGAtccatttcagtgtttcatttgATCAGCTGTAGGGTATACGCTACTGTATCAACTGTGACACCTCCTGAAGGGCAATGAATCTCTTCAAACACTGCATCATATGATATTTAAGACAATAAGAGACAGCACCTTCCCCCAAGCCTAGGCTTAGCTTTTTCATAGTAGCTGAATTGCCACCACTTCAAGGTTTGATCATATTGAAATTTTCACTAAGTTAGTACATCACTTACAACCTTAAGGCAGGCATTTAAATAGAGCCAACTCCTAAGACATTTGGAGACCAAATAGCAGTAACTTTGTTAACAAGCCTGCCTATGCCATACATTACCTTGGCAGCCAGATGATCCATTTTATCTACTACTTTGCTAACGGCCATTCGGATTTCAGTGTTATGCTGCCGAGCTTCTGTCATCAAAAAGGAAGTAACATCCCCGGGTGCTTGAATGGAAAGGAGAGAGATGTATAGTCACAAGGGGAAAATGCCTGCAATACAGACATATCAAAAGCAATGCTCAGCAGTTTGAAGCCTGACAGATAGGACAGCCACTCCTCCCAGAAATAAAATGGACATGGTATTTGGAAAAATAATGACACAGGTATTTTCCAAATAACATGAATAGGCAGGTTTATGACTACAGGAAATTCTTGAGCTGTGTGACAGCACTTAGGTCAACAAGAGCAAAGCTCCCAGACACACTAGAACAGTAGTACACAAAGAGGTACAATCGAACAATAGGAACGAAGGATGGCTTCTGaaactttgaactgaaaaaaaacgTGCTCCAAGGAAAGTTCAGCTATACTCAAGTCTTCACCAACAGGGATTACCTAAACGGTTGGTTAAATGCCTTTAGTCCTTCTTAGGTTGCGCCTTTTTCTGGGCTATGTCCTCTCACTTAGTAAAGGCCTCTACATGTACACTTAAATTCTTTCCCTGGCTGGCAGGATAGCTGTTTACTATTACAGTTATATTTATAACTGGAAGCATCATCTACAAAATACCTTTAGTAACACACAGCCTTGGGATTACACCTAGAAATTCCATCCCCTTTCACACTGCACAAAGTTCCTTAATGTAAGAAAAAGATGGATATTTATTGGGAAATGTTTGCCCCCATTtggtattaaaaataagaatttgtgAAACAGCACAGCAGTACAGACAGGATGAATATGTACGTGTATGCTACCATTGCTACCTAAATCATTATAAACAGTTTACTGCAGGTATTGCAGCCTTCTGTGAAGCATGTACTTTTTTAAACATACCTTGGTAAGGTGTGGGATACATCTGTCCTACAGGCTGGAGTTGAGAAGCAGATGCAGCAGTCTGGGGGTAAGCAAATGCCATTCCTGGATATGCCTTGCAGAGCAAGTTCAATAGATTAGAATATGTTTTGATATTTCCCCCCTTCCTCACACTTAAgcagttttcatgttttttaagcCCCAGAGCAAGGATgatatttggaaagagaaaaacagaattaaggaGCTGGAAGTCAAATTACACAACAGTCATAGTAAAGGGAAAACAACAGTCACTCTTCTTTCAAGGCTTAGACATGTGTTCAAGTTACCACAGCTTAATAAGTTACCTTCTTCACTGAAGTTTAAGCAAAAGCATGTTTGTGAGAGGCAAAGATCAGCATGTGAACAGCTCACTGAAGTTATGCTAACTTGAACACAAGGCTATTCCTAGGAAGGGCTCAAAGTGCAACACAACTTGATTGCAACTTTACTGCTCAGTGCTCATCAGAAGGAGCTAAACGGACTGAAGAATGCATTAAATGCTATGAGTACCTCACTCCTACCAGTTTACTCTCtcagacaaggaaaaaagaaaaaattacaataCAACTTGGGCCAAGTTTCTAGAAGAATTCAGGACATCAGGGTCAAACTTTCAAAACAATACACCCAAATCACTGTCAGATTAAAACTTCACTTTAATGACTAGTTTCTATTTCAACAAACAGAAAAGCCTATCTTTTTTATCTTGTTACTTGTCACACCTCCCTCATTTTCAACACAAGGAAAATGCAAAGCCAAAGCAATGCAATACCACACCAGTTttggatttggggtggggggtgttgtggttcttttttgttgttgtttttgttttgttggggtgttttgttttcatattgtTTTTATTCATTATCAAAcgttttcttcctctgcctggaccctttaaaaataaacagtgcgTCTATGCGACATAGGCCACTGATTTCCAA
The Harpia harpyja isolate bHarHar1 chromosome 19, bHarHar1 primary haplotype, whole genome shotgun sequence DNA segment above includes these coding regions:
- the FKBP15 gene encoding FK506-binding protein 15 isoform X7; translation: MFGAVAATAEEDDADFLSPASGARLASLFGLDQTVSSHGNEFFQYTAPKQPKKGQTAAGQAAQKAPLAPAASGAPSVFMATAVHAYRYTNGQYLKQGKYGAAVVGNHATKEYRILLYISQQQQIATARIHPGFILTVQPNNYSTFYDDQRQNWSIMFESEKVAMDFSKQVCIAKCNSSPVLDSVLYQDLLLGEGQGVEGGDSLEIAYTGWLFQNNGLGQVFDSNVNKDKLLRLKLGSGKVIKGWEEGMMGMKKGGRRYLIIPPAWAYGAQGVAGRVPPDSTLVFEVEVRRVKLVKECSGSDGQSVSSRDSPAPSPVPNSDGFSADTGLLPPSTIPPKPGEPAVRAKSNSISEQLANPDVAKAKLISRMAKMGQPMLPFLAGTAGSQLDSSDSEIEDPNTLRGTAQPVASSSVRPSQPAHAVLPTVSTQVPQGSGSTPPVSSAALIPATIQPHSALPGGAQGFQAYPGMAFAYPQTAASASQLQPVGQMYPTPYQAPGDVTSFLMTEARQHNTEIRMAVSKVVDKMDHLAAKVEELKKQNTGNGSLLPGISSVTMEASMIMSNIQRIIQENERLKQEIFEKSSRIEEQNEKISELIERNQRYVEQSNLLMEQRNHSLQTTNENTQARVLHAEQEKAKVAEELAAATAQVSQLQLELTAHEKKEMDLRKQLSAALQEAERHETQLNKLQAQLAELQEASEDTQTRFKAEKQSRKQLDLKITALEEELTDLKVEKETLERNLAERKKKSLSERAQAEEEMEEIRRSYQQELDKLRQLLKKARTSTDQAAAEQLSLIQAELESQWEARCERTLASAKEQHVRQYQEVCEQRDSLQQQVSQLEEKLVTLKQLKKAEEQKLSEFQQRLEQLEPIKEKYSALQSDIVVLKGRYEKRIRDLEKDQDRSSSADFTEEVKKIMNGVFQSLRGEFELEETYSGRTVLGVVMNTIKTVTLQLLNRQQEKLDHDSKKEESRAGAARQEGSPGTKTDHEEPVQHSPAQCVAFPADPGEAATGSMVSDQEGESAPLSARPRTPEEEQVTQSSGMSEEEKVQGEHLTSTAESSLDPDKGPVLAGQPVPEVDENFVPAKQRQESSPIREAETEHSPSRVSLQAEVAEPSAVEAKPREVDVAVLPEKPAAEQKAEEPVGGLEPPPLNGEGGKCTDPSGGASSEEPASVSNTAELSSAIMKETPGQQKLGSSPRQKDSSLFEDDNFFETASCKPLKPRVPSEEEDEEEVSMKGRPPPAPLFGDDDDDDLDWLG